GATGCCGGGCAGGAAGCGAACAGCCTGGCCCTGCTGCCGGCCGGCAGCAAGGTCCATGTGGTCCGCGAGGCCGGACCGCTCTGGCTGGAGGTACGGACAGCGGACAATGCCAGGGGATATGTATCGGCTAAACCGAAATTTACGGATTACAGAAGCCTTTCGCTGCTCCAGAAGCAGGGAGAGGCGCTGATTAACGAGGGCCGGAAATACCTGAATACCCCTTATGAATTCGGTGCTTCTCCAGACCAGACGGACACGTTCGACTGCTCCTCGTTCGTGAAGCGTGTGTTCGCCGATACCCTCGCGGTCGAGCTGCCCCGCGTCTCTTATGATCAGGCTAAGGAAGGCCGGAAGGTCAGCCTGGACGAGCTGCGCACCGGAGACCTGCTGTTCTTCACCGCCCGGGGCCTGGACATCGGGCATGTAGCGATCTATGCCGGCAATAACCGGATTCTGCATACCTACTCCAAGGAGCAGGGGGTACATATAGAGGAGTTCAGCAGCAAGTGGCAGAAGCGGTTTGTAACCGCGCGCCGGATTCTATAACCGGGGAATGCTGACAGACCAGAGCCTGCTGCCCGCTTGGGCAGCGGGCTTCCGGTTCTTCAGCTATGCCTTGCGCACGAACTCCGACTTCAGCTTCATTGCGCCGAACCCGTCGATTTTGCAATCGATATCATGGTCACCGTCCACCAGACGGATATTCTTCACCTTCGTGCCGATCTTCAGTACGGACGAGCTGCCTTTGACCTTAAGATCCTTGATCACCGTCACGGTGTCTCCGTCAGCCAGGACATTGCCATTGGCGTCCTTCACTACCTTCTCTTCCTCGCCGCCTGCGCTTCCTGCATCTGCCGACCACTCATGTGCGCACTCCGGGCAGACCAGCAGCATTCCATCCTCATAGGTATACACAGAACCACACTTCGGGCAATTCGGTAATTCATTCATTGATTAATAGTCTCCATTCCTGCTTATTGCACGTTGTATTGGGTAAGTCCGCTCTATTTTAGCATATATTTCCCCTTATGAGTTGATATCTCTATATTATTATATTAATATCTAATTAGATATATAATTAATTATAAGCAGGTGGTTATATGATTTGGTTGGAACCGGTGTCTGACCCATTAACGCAAGAGAGTCTGGAGATCCAGGCCCACGTCCTGAACTCTCAGCCTGAATTCAACCTGATGGTCCTGCATAAGGCTTATGTGGAACCATCGGAGCTGGAGGAGGAGAACCGTAAGAACCTCGCCATGGGGGAGAAAATGCTGTACATCAGGAGCGATGACCGGATTGCCGGTCTGATTACTTACCTGCCTGACTATAGCGCGGATCATTATCCGTGGATCGGTCTGCTGGTGATTCACCGGCAATATAGCCGTCTGGGGATCGGCATAACAGCGGTATATGAACTGGAGCAGATGTTCAGGACCCAGGGTCTTGCTGCCGTCCGGCTGGCGGTGCAGCTGGAGAACAAGGCCGGCGAAGCCTTCTGGACCCGAAACGGCTTCACCCCGGTCAGAAGAGCGACCGATAACCACAATAACGAAGTGGATGTCTACGAGAAGCAGTTTAATTGAGTGACCAATGTGGTAAGAATTAGGATGTAGAATATTCCAGTTCAACGGATTTGAAGGGAGGGGTACAAACGTGAATAAGGGCATCAATGAAGCTGAACAGGACGGACAACTGCGGACGGGGGCTCAGTCTGAAGCTGACGGGCTGGCGGCCGAGGCTGTGGATGCCATCGAGCAGCTGTCCGGCGTTCATCCCGGATACCGCCGCGCCCATGCCAAAGGCGTCTGCTGCCGCGGCTTCTTCCGGCCGAGCGGACTGGGGATGGAATTCACAGAGGCCGAGCACCTTCAGGAGCAGCAGGTGAACGCTATCGTGCGTTTCTCCGGCAGCTCAACTGATCCTGCACTGGCGGATTTGCTCTCTCCCGCCAAGGGAATGGCGGTCCAGTTCATCCTGCCGGATGGCGAGGTGACGAATCTGGTTGGCGTGACGGTTCCGGTGTTTTTTGCCCGGACGCCCGAGTCGTTCATCGACATTGTGCGTACGGTGCACCGGCTCAGGGAAGGGACCCTTGGACCGCTGAAGCTGATGAAGGAGATTGCCAGCCACTTCAGCGAGAGCAAGGGGGCCTTGCGCGCCGTGAAGCGGCTGAAGCCGCCGGCCAGCTATGCCGAGTGCCCCTATTACTGCATCCATGCTTATATACTCGTCAATGCTGAGGGCAAGCAGCAGCCGGTCCGGTTCGAGTGGATTCCCGAGGCGGGCGTTCGCACCCTGTCGCTGGAGGAAGCGGCACAGCAGCCGGAGCATTATCTGGAGGAGGAGCTGGAGCTGCGCCTGAAGGATGAACCGGCTATCTTCCAGCTTGTGGCCGTTCTGGGCGAGGAAGGCGATGCCACGGATGATCCGACCCGCGCCTGGCCTGAGGACAGGCGGAGGATCGACCTCGGGCGGCTGCATGTATCCGAGATCTATCCTGATCCGAAATATCTGCTGATGGACCCCACGATCATCACCACTGGGATGCTGCTCTCGGATGACCCGATTCTGAAGTTCCGCAGCGCAGCCTACGCCGAGTCCTATCAGCGGCGGATCGGAGAGAGCTAGGCGGCTGCCGCAGACAGCCTGTATAAGACAGCAAGCGCCGGAGGGAGCGGAGCATCCCTCCGGCGCTTGCTGATTCAAAGGCCAGCCTGAGCTGGTTAATGGATAGTAATCCGGTTACATAAGAGAGGAGTGCAGTATGAAGCAGGCTATGATCATCATGAATCCCTCCTCCGGCAAGGCAGAGGCGCGGGAGTATATCCAGGCAGCAGAAGAGGTGCTGCATGGCGCAGGGTATCAGGTTGCTGTCAATGAGACCGCAGGCGAAGGGGACGCCACGGCCTTCTGTGTCCAGGCGTGCAGCGAAGGCTGTGATCTGGTGGTCGCTATCGGAGGAGACGGGACGCTGCACGAGACGATGAACGGACTGGCCGACCAGCAGCACCGGCCTGTGCTTGGCATCGTGCCGATGGGGACGGTGAATGACTTCGCCCGGGCGCTGCAGATTCCGCTCAATCCCGAGGAGGCCATCCGTAATCTTGCCTCCCCCCGCACACGTAGGGTCGATATGGGCCGGCTGAACGAGCGGCTGTTCGTCAATGTGGTGGCCGCAGGCTCCCTGGCCGGTTCCCTCTCCTCTGTCACCTCGGAGGACAAGAACCGGCTCGGGTTCCTGGCTTATCTGCGGGAGGGGATCAAGGAGCTGACCAGCAACCAAACGCACCCGCTGACGATCATCCACGACGGAGAGACCTGGGAGGGGTCCTCCCCGCTGTTCATCGCTGCGCTCACCAATTCCGTCGGCGGCTTCGAGAAGCTCGCTCCGGCCGCTGCTGTCGATGACGGCCTGCTGCACTGCTTCATCGTCAAGGATCTCCACCTGCTGAATTCGGTGACGGTCAGCATCTCGCTGCTGCTCGGCAATCTGATGAACCACAAGGATGTCATCTATTTCACCGCCCGGGAGGTAACCCTCCGCTCCTCCAAGCCGGTCCGAACGAATGTGGACGGTGAAGCCGGGCCGCAGCTGCCGCTTACATTAAGCACCATACCGCGTCATATTCGGGTTGTTGTCCCGGAATAGTGGCGTCCGGGGTCTCAGCTGATCCCGGGCAGGTCGCGGAAATCCTCGCTCAGCGTCCATTCCAGACGGCGCGTCCATTCACGCTGCACCTCCTTGGGGGCAATCCGCAGGCGGTACAGGATATTCCATACTCTGTACAGACTTGCCGCCTTCATCTGCTGGGGGGTGAACACCAGCCGATTGCCGGCCAGATACCCCTCCAGGAAGGCGGCATTCAGCACCCGGGCCTTGGCGGGATAATGATGCTTCGTGAACCAGCAGACCCAGGCCACATCATTAAGCGGGCTGCCCCACTCGGCCCACTCCCAATCCAGCACATGCAGCACATCCTCATCTTCGCAGAGGAGATTATGCACCCCGTAATCGCCGTGGGTCAGTACCCACGGAAGCTCTCCGGCCCCGGCCGCTTCCAGCAGTTGCAGCGAGTGTCTGCCTAGAGACGCCGGGACGAATTCCAGCGATGTAATCACCTGGTTCAGCTCAGCCCTGTTGCTCAGACGGATCTCCTTGCCTGGCGGTTGATACGGCCGGGAATGAATCTGCTCTGCCAGCAGCAGGCCCATCCTGCCATAGACCCGTTCGGCCCGATCCCAGTCTCCGGCATCGAGCACAGATTGAGCGTTCACTCCCTGCATCCCGTCCATGACGATAATCCGCATACCGTCCATTTCCATTACTTTATGTACAGCCGGTGTATCGCAGCTTCCCTGCACCAGCTTCATGACCTGGATTTCATTCAGTGTGTCTTCGTTGGACAGGTTCGTGATTTTGGCTACAAGCGGAGGCTCCACCCCCGCCATCAGATAGGTAAGATTCGTATACCCTCCTGTCAGCCGTTCCAGCCGGCAGGCGTACCTTGCTTCCAGCACTCTGATGATATGATCAGTCATGATATGAAATCCCTCGCTTTTCCTTTCTGTAGGCCATATTCCAAGAATAGCACATGCTCCGGATTAATACAGGATAAGGTATTGTGCACAGCAAAAAGACCGGCAGGAATCTTCAGCCAGTCTGTACGCCCGTTCTATGCTTCTTACGTTACTTGGCCAGGGTGTACAGCTTATGCAGCAGTACGATCTGGCCGATATGATAGGCATTATGCGTCGCCGCATTGCTGATGAGCTCCCACCATGCCGCCGGCTCCGGGAACCCGTTGACCTGGTTCTCCAGCCCTTCCTCGGACAACAGGTCCTGCCAGGCCAGCAGTGTATTTACCAGTCTGCCGCGAAGCTCACCGAAGGAAGTATCCGCCGGAACCGCGAAGCTCAGGCGATTATCCCCCACCGGAGGCACAGCATCGACATGCCCCTCCCGGTAACGGGTCTGCCAGGCTTCATTCCAGTACAGCAGATGCGCGGTTAGCTCAGCTATACTGAACAGCTCCTCGCCGGGTCTCCAAAAGGCTTCTTTCTCGGTGACCTCCTCTGTTGCCTGCATATACGGCAGATACCAGCTCGGGTCGTTGGCACCCGCCAGCAATTGATCGGCCAGCACATCCTTAGCATGAACCATTTCTTCACTCTCCTTTTCCACAGAAAATACCACACTCCAGGCGGAATAAGCCAGGTAAGCTTCTTGTATAAATAAAGTTGCCCTGCGGGTGAAGGAATGTGTGTTGTTTTCCATATACATTAGGTCCGTGTGCCTGCTTGCGAGCATAATGTATGCCGGGAACGGGACTTCTCTAACTGCTGTCTATCTGCCGGAAGGCTGGTATTCGCTGAGCTTGCCGTAGTAGACCAGCTTCAGCCGGTCGCTCTGCCGGAAATCATCCGGGGTGACCAGCGCAGGCAGCTTGTTCCAGAGCTTAATGCCGGAGCGCTCCAGAATCTCGGCCACGAATTGCGAGCAGAAATAGGAGTTGCTGAATTCAACCGGCTCCTTCAGGGCGATGCCGAGGACGCCGAGAATATTGTACAGATACTTCTGGCGGCTGCGGATGAAGACCTGGAGCACCCGCTTCATTTTCTCCACCTCGCGCTCTGTAACCTGAAGCTCATAGATCACGCAGGTTGTACCCGGGTATTTGCTGTAGGTGCCGGTGCGGATATCCTCCTTCACGAAGCCGCCGTTGAGCGGATTAGCCGGATGCTTCCTGCCGAAGCTGTAGAGCTCGGACAACTCCCGGTTAAAAGAGATCGACGCATGATTATACGGGGCTTTGGTATAGCCCTGAATCAGTCTGGTGAACAGCGTTCCCGTATTGGTGAGCAGGATATATACAGATGAATCTGCTGACATTTACAAGATTTCCCCTTATCAAGTCGGTTGTTTTGCTTCATAATAAGCTGGACGCTTTGTCTATTTTAGCATAAAATCCCTGTATTGAATGCCACCCCGAGACAAGTTGGTGATTGTTAATGAGCCGTTCTTTATTCACACTTATTCTAATTTTTGCCGTGCTGTCGGTTGTACATGTGCTCTATCTGGTTGTCAGCAGACTGCAGAAGGACAAGGATTACTCCGGCATCGGCTTCCGGATCAGAACCTGGTGGGGGATGCTGTTCATCTTCTGCCTCGCCACCCTGTCCAATGCCGTAGTGTCCCTGCTGTCCCTGATGGTGCTGAGCTTCTTCGCCCTCAAGGAATATTTCTCGATGATCCGTACAAGAAAAGCGGACCGCAGGCTGTTCCTGTGGGCTTATCTGTCCATTCCGCTGCAATTCTACTGGATCTACATCGAATGGTACGGGATGTTCATCATCTTCATTCCGGTCTATGTGTTCCTGCTGCTCCCGCTTCCCCGGCTGATCAACAAGGGGACGCTCGGCTTCCTGCGCGGTGTAAGCTCTGTACAATGGGGGCTGATGCTGATGGTCTTCGGGCTTAGCCATCTGGCCTATTTCCAGTTCGCCACACCGGAATACGGCGCTGGCCTGGTCCTGTTCCTGGTGGTGCTGACCCAGCTCAATGACGCCGTGCATTATCTGGCTTCGATCTATATCGGCAAGCACCGGATCGTCCCGACCGCGAATCCGAGCCTGACCTGGGAGGGCTTCGGCTGTGCGTTCGTAATTACCACGATTGCCTCGTATCTGATGTATCCGCACCTCACCCCGCTGAACCCGGCCTTCGGCTATCTCTCCGGGATGCTGGTCAGCGTCAGCGGCTTCTTCGGCAGTCTGACGGTCTCCGTCCTGAAGCGCGATCTGCTGATCGGCGATGATGACAAATTCGCCGCCCTGAAGCAGAGCTACCTGAGCCGTGTGGATAGTCTTGCCTATACGGCGCCGGTGTTCTTCCATGTCATCCGGTATTATTTCGACTTCATGTAGCCGCGGGAGAGTCAGCGGCGTTCTATGTGCAACTGCCGTGAGGCGCTCACAAAGAGTACTACAAATGATATAATACCAGCATCAAATGCCTGAGCTGGAGGAATCCCATGTTCCGAATTATGATTGTGGAAGATGACGAGAAGATCAGAAGAATAGTTGCAGATACGCTGCGTAAGTGGAAATATGAAGTCATGGCAGTCTCCTCCTTCGAGCAGGTCCTGGAGGAGTTCACAGCAAGCCAGCCCCACTTGGTGCTGCTGGACGTAAATCTGCCGGTGTACGACGGGTATTATTGGTGCCAGCAGATCCGCTCCGTCTCCAAGGTGCCGATTATCTTCCTGTCTTCACGCAATCAGAATATGGATGTCATCATGGCCATTAATATGGGAGCGGATGACTTTGTGCAGAAGCCGTTCGATCTTGATGTACTTGTGGCCAAAGTGAGCGCGCTGTTACGGCGCAATTATACGTATCAGGATGAGAGCCTGCAGATGACTCACCGCCAGCTTGTTTTTCATCTGGCCAACTCTTCTGTCGAGTACGGCGGGCAGACCGCAGAGCTGTCGCGGAATGAATTCATTATCCTGCAGACGATGATGAGAAATATCGGCTCTATCGTATCCCGGGACGCTCTGATGCAAGTACTCTGGAGCGATGAGCAGTTCATTGATGATAACACGCTAACGGTGAATGTGAACCGCCTGCGCCGCAAAATCGCTATGCTGGGCCTGGAGGACTTCATTGTCACCCGCAAGGGAATGGGGTATACCATCGAATGAGCTTCTGGCGGTTCCTGAAATATGAGCGGCCGTATATCGGCCTCTCGGCGGCCGTATTCCTGCTTACCGTTGCCGTGTTTGCGCTTGATCCGCAGGTGTCCTGGCGCTGGCAATCCTGTGTCTATGCCCTCACGCTGGTCCTTATCGTACTTGCCGGCTTCCTGCTGCACCGTTACTTCAGGAATGTGCAGAATCTCCGCCGGATCGCCGATGAAGACACGGTACCGCTGTCCCTGGAGGCTGAGGCCTGCCGGGAGGCTATGGAGAAGCTGCAGATTCAGCATATCCGTGCCCTGAACGAGGTTCAGCTCCAGCAGAAGGAATATTATGATTTCACTGTGACCTGGTTTCATGAGGTGAAGACGCCCATTGCTGTGCTCCGGCTGATGCAACAGACAGAGATGGATCAGGGCAGCCTGGAAGAAGAGTTATCGCGGATTGAGCACTACATCGACCAGGCCTTATATTATTCCAGGCTCGACACCTTTAACCAGGACTACGAAATCTTAAACTGCAATTTAGAACAGCTGGTCAAGGAGGCCGTCAAAGCCCATTCCAAGACGTTCATCTCCAAAAAGATCCGAATTCGGCTCGAAGTACAAGCCACAATGGTGCAGAGCGACTCCAAATGGCTGTCCTTCATTCTCAACCAGCTGGTTACGAACAGCCTGAAGTATACCCGTGATCAAGGGGAGATCACCTTCTCTACCCGGGTTACGCCGCATGAGAAGCTGCTTATAGTGCGCGATAACGGCATCGGTATTGACCGCAGGGATTTGCCGCGCGTGTTCAACCGGGGATTCACCGGCTCCAATGGGCGTATGGTGGCAAAATCTACGGGAATGGGGTTGTATCTGGCCCAGGAGCTGTCCAAAAAACTCGGGCACTACATTTCCTGCGAGTCCGAAGCAGGCAGCTTCAGCGAATTCACCATCCATTTTCCGAAGAACCATGATCCTTATCTGAGGATGCTGCAACCACATAACACGTGAAATTTTAATCAGGGGTGCCCTAAGCAGCCGTTTCCATGGCTCTTGGAGCACCCCTTTCGTTCCCGGGGAAAGCGCTGTTAAGGAGCTTCCTGGACAATTTTGTAATACACTTTCGTAGAAGAAATATAGAACAGTGCGTAAATCAGGAAGTATACGCCCATAATGCCCCATACGGTTTCCGTAAGTCCAGTGAAACCCTGTACGGAATCGAGAATGTAATACTTGATAATAAACCAGCTGTGCAGCACTCCGAGCATAAGCGGCGGCAGAAAGACGAACAGCAGCTGCTTGCGGATCACGCTTTTCATCTGCCGGTCATCCACACCCATTTTGCGCAGAATACTGTATTGCAGCCGTTCATCTGTAGCCTCCCGCAGCTGCTTGAAATAAATAACGCTGGCCAGCGCGAAGATGGCGATCAGCGCCAGGAAGCCGCTGGAGAACAGCATGAGCGACGAGCCTTCAATCTGCTTGGAGTACACATCAGCGAATGAGGAATAGTAGGCACCCGGCGTCTCCGTGACAATGGCATGCACCTGCCTAGACAGCTCCTCGGCCCGGTTAGCATCAGTAATACCGTAGATTTCAAAAGACTTCCTCTCCGCATGCGCCTGCAGACGCTCGTAAGCCTCACCGGAAATGACAAGCACCGCCGGTTTGACAATCATGGATGACACCGGATCGGACGCCCATCCCAGATAGGCATAATCCAGCTTCGCGGTCACCCGGAAGGTTGTTTCCGCGTCTGTCTTCACAGTGAATCCCGGCTGACTGCTAGCGGGATATGCTTGCGGGAAATCCGATCCCTGGGCAAGGATTACCGCTTCGTCCCCCTGGAGCTTAAGAGTCTGCTCAGGGTCGCGTTCCTGCATCAGCCTGTTATAGGTTGGCTCGGATACCAGCAGAACGTCAGGCGTATAGTACTCCGGATTCTCAAATGCTGCCGTCATATCCGTCACCGGTTCAGCGACCAATACCTCCTGCGTCAGATGATAGCGGACCTCATGCCCGGAACTGCCAATCAGGCTGTCAATCCGATGGTTCCGGTCAGCGTCCTGCGATTCAAACGCTATATCATTAGGCAGATTCATGCCCACCGCCTCGAACTGTACCTTATAGTTAATTGTCATGAAGCTGAGCAGCAGCATAATTGCTGCACTGAACAAGGAGATAAAGGTTAAGTTCAGCGTATTGCCTCTAATCTGAAAACGCAGGGAAGAGGTCCACAGCATCGTATTGCCTTCGTGGTAGGTTCTGCGGCGGCTTACCGCCTGCAGCAGCCAGCCGGCAAATTGGCGGAAGAACAGGTAAGTGCCGGCAATCATCCCTATGGCTACAGCAATCATGCTTGCCGTAGCGTAATCCTGCCAGAACACCGAGCCTTTCCCGCTGCTGATTAGTGCAAAGGCCATACCCAGCAGAAGGATAGAAATCATAGCCATCACAGCGGAAATACGTACGGGCTTCTCCATCTTTTGCCCGGCATGAAAGAGCTCAGTAAGCTGCACCCGGTTCAGCATAATGTAGCTCTGTACGCTAATAATTATGGCAAGCAGCAGGAAGACGCCTATGGTTAAAGCTATTGACTGAACGGGGAAGGATAACGAGATGACGTTATCGTAGTGCATCAGGTTCATCAGCAGCATCCCAAACAGCTTCGACAGGAGGCCTCCGGCCAGAATCCCTGCGGCCAGTGAAATTGCGCTCAGGAATAACGTTTCATAGAACACCATACGGGTAATTTGCCGTTCATTCAGGCCATACAGCAGGTACATGCCGAACTCTTTTTTACGCTGCTTCATGAAGAAGGAATTGGCATAGAGAATAAAAAAGATGATAAACAAAAATACAATGGCCGAAGCGATGCCTACTCCCGTCTGAAAGTTAGCCCGGTTCTGCAGCGCATCCATAATATCCTCATTGTACATCAGGGAGGAGAAGGTGAACTGGATAATTACGCCGGTAACCATAGAGAACAGGTAGATTGAATATAGACGGAAGTTGCGTTTTACGTTCCTTATCGTCAGCTCGAGCAGGCTCATCGCAGCTTGCCCCCCATCAGGCTTTGGGTTTCCAGAATGCGTTCGTAGAATACT
This region of Paenibacillus sp. FSL K6-1096 genomic DNA includes:
- a CDS encoding stalk domain-containing protein, with protein sequence MTTRTTMLLSLLGLALLLPDHAHADAAPSPQPISIYLDGQQLQPETRPLNIGGTVLVPMRGLFEAQGAELSWNNASKTVTAVKGGTALTYTLGSSTARVNGRTVDLAVPGQLSQGYSMIPLRFVSEALGSQVAWEPSSGSVLISSAAAYETTVTWGVNLRSTPDAGQEANSLALLPAGSKVHVVREAGPLWLEVRTADNARGYVSAKPKFTDYRSLSLLQKQGEALINEGRKYLNTPYEFGASPDQTDTFDCSSFVKRVFADTLAVELPRVSYDQAKEGRKVSLDELRTGDLLFFTARGLDIGHVAIYAGNNRILHTYSKEQGVHIEEFSSKWQKRFVTARRIL
- a CDS encoding zinc ribbon domain-containing protein YjdM gives rise to the protein MNELPNCPKCGSVYTYEDGMLLVCPECAHEWSADAGSAGGEEEKVVKDANGNVLADGDTVTVIKDLKVKGSSSVLKIGTKVKNIRLVDGDHDIDCKIDGFGAMKLKSEFVRKA
- a CDS encoding GNAT family N-acetyltransferase, yielding MIWLEPVSDPLTQESLEIQAHVLNSQPEFNLMVLHKAYVEPSELEEENRKNLAMGEKMLYIRSDDRIAGLITYLPDYSADHYPWIGLLVIHRQYSRLGIGITAVYELEQMFRTQGLAAVRLAVQLENKAGEAFWTRNGFTPVRRATDNHNNEVDVYEKQFN
- a CDS encoding catalase family peroxidase encodes the protein MNKGINEAEQDGQLRTGAQSEADGLAAEAVDAIEQLSGVHPGYRRAHAKGVCCRGFFRPSGLGMEFTEAEHLQEQQVNAIVRFSGSSTDPALADLLSPAKGMAVQFILPDGEVTNLVGVTVPVFFARTPESFIDIVRTVHRLREGTLGPLKLMKEIASHFSESKGALRAVKRLKPPASYAECPYYCIHAYILVNAEGKQQPVRFEWIPEAGVRTLSLEEAAQQPEHYLEEELELRLKDEPAIFQLVAVLGEEGDATDDPTRAWPEDRRRIDLGRLHVSEIYPDPKYLLMDPTIITTGMLLSDDPILKFRSAAYAESYQRRIGES
- a CDS encoding diacylglycerol kinase family protein, with the translated sequence MKQAMIIMNPSSGKAEAREYIQAAEEVLHGAGYQVAVNETAGEGDATAFCVQACSEGCDLVVAIGGDGTLHETMNGLADQQHRPVLGIVPMGTVNDFARALQIPLNPEEAIRNLASPRTRRVDMGRLNERLFVNVVAAGSLAGSLSSVTSEDKNRLGFLAYLREGIKELTSNQTHPLTIIHDGETWEGSSPLFIAALTNSVGGFEKLAPAAAVDDGLLHCFIVKDLHLLNSVTVSISLLLGNLMNHKDVIYFTAREVTLRSSKPVRTNVDGEAGPQLPLTLSTIPRHIRVVVPE
- a CDS encoding aminoglycoside phosphotransferase family protein — protein: MTDHIIRVLEARYACRLERLTGGYTNLTYLMAGVEPPLVAKITNLSNEDTLNEIQVMKLVQGSCDTPAVHKVMEMDGMRIIVMDGMQGVNAQSVLDAGDWDRAERVYGRMGLLLAEQIHSRPYQPPGKEIRLSNRAELNQVITSLEFVPASLGRHSLQLLEAAGAGELPWVLTHGDYGVHNLLCEDEDVLHVLDWEWAEWGSPLNDVAWVCWFTKHHYPAKARVLNAAFLEGYLAGNRLVFTPQQMKAASLYRVWNILYRLRIAPKEVQREWTRRLEWTLSEDFRDLPGIS
- a CDS encoding DinB family protein; its protein translation is MVHAKDVLADQLLAGANDPSWYLPYMQATEEVTEKEAFWRPGEELFSIAELTAHLLYWNEAWQTRYREGHVDAVPPVGDNRLSFAVPADTSFGELRGRLVNTLLAWQDLLSEEGLENQVNGFPEPAAWWELISNAATHNAYHIGQIVLLHKLYTLAK
- a CDS encoding phosphatidate cytidylyltransferase yields the protein MSRSLFTLILIFAVLSVVHVLYLVVSRLQKDKDYSGIGFRIRTWWGMLFIFCLATLSNAVVSLLSLMVLSFFALKEYFSMIRTRKADRRLFLWAYLSIPLQFYWIYIEWYGMFIIFIPVYVFLLLPLPRLINKGTLGFLRGVSSVQWGLMLMVFGLSHLAYFQFATPEYGAGLVLFLVVLTQLNDAVHYLASIYIGKHRIVPTANPSLTWEGFGCAFVITTIASYLMYPHLTPLNPAFGYLSGMLVSVSGFFGSLTVSVLKRDLLIGDDDKFAALKQSYLSRVDSLAYTAPVFFHVIRYYFDFM
- a CDS encoding response regulator transcription factor, translating into MFRIMIVEDDEKIRRIVADTLRKWKYEVMAVSSFEQVLEEFTASQPHLVLLDVNLPVYDGYYWCQQIRSVSKVPIIFLSSRNQNMDVIMAINMGADDFVQKPFDLDVLVAKVSALLRRNYTYQDESLQMTHRQLVFHLANSSVEYGGQTAELSRNEFIILQTMMRNIGSIVSRDALMQVLWSDEQFIDDNTLTVNVNRLRRKIAMLGLEDFIVTRKGMGYTIE
- a CDS encoding sensor histidine kinase; the protein is MSFWRFLKYERPYIGLSAAVFLLTVAVFALDPQVSWRWQSCVYALTLVLIVLAGFLLHRYFRNVQNLRRIADEDTVPLSLEAEACREAMEKLQIQHIRALNEVQLQQKEYYDFTVTWFHEVKTPIAVLRLMQQTEMDQGSLEEELSRIEHYIDQALYYSRLDTFNQDYEILNCNLEQLVKEAVKAHSKTFISKKIRIRLEVQATMVQSDSKWLSFILNQLVTNSLKYTRDQGEITFSTRVTPHEKLLIVRDNGIGIDRRDLPRVFNRGFTGSNGRMVAKSTGMGLYLAQELSKKLGHYISCESEAGSFSEFTIHFPKNHDPYLRMLQPHNT
- a CDS encoding ABC transporter permease, producing MSLLELTIRNVKRNFRLYSIYLFSMVTGVIIQFTFSSLMYNEDIMDALQNRANFQTGVGIASAIVFLFIIFFILYANSFFMKQRKKEFGMYLLYGLNERQITRMVFYETLFLSAISLAAGILAGGLLSKLFGMLLMNLMHYDNVISLSFPVQSIALTIGVFLLLAIIISVQSYIMLNRVQLTELFHAGQKMEKPVRISAVMAMISILLLGMAFALISSGKGSVFWQDYATASMIAVAIGMIAGTYLFFRQFAGWLLQAVSRRRTYHEGNTMLWTSSLRFQIRGNTLNLTFISLFSAAIMLLLSFMTINYKVQFEAVGMNLPNDIAFESQDADRNHRIDSLIGSSGHEVRYHLTQEVLVAEPVTDMTAAFENPEYYTPDVLLVSEPTYNRLMQERDPEQTLKLQGDEAVILAQGSDFPQAYPASSQPGFTVKTDAETTFRVTAKLDYAYLGWASDPVSSMIVKPAVLVISGEAYERLQAHAERKSFEIYGITDANRAEELSRQVHAIVTETPGAYYSSFADVYSKQIEGSSLMLFSSGFLALIAIFALASVIYFKQLREATDERLQYSILRKMGVDDRQMKSVIRKQLLFVFLPPLMLGVLHSWFIIKYYILDSVQGFTGLTETVWGIMGVYFLIYALFYISSTKVYYKIVQEAP